One region of Gouania willdenowi chromosome 13, fGouWil2.1, whole genome shotgun sequence genomic DNA includes:
- the LOC114474486 gene encoding histone H4 transcription factor: MMNTKRLENFHVVCEWDSCSFEGHTMEELSDHMSLHLKDYLGDKDTLEELDEYACLWNGCGFLSMGSRSELEIHAYCHNYHSKLKFVGSNQLESRPDLPACSQDLHSNSLVPECSDGFVCQWEHCDDSVFNNPEWFYRHVDNHIESAEPQTLSHQQVLYCQWAGCDAFFKIRYRLREHMRSHTQERVVACPTCGSSFSSNTKLFDHLQRQAAPLESLMCDHCGKAFPTERLLRDHVRQHVNQVKCPFCDMTCTTLAALKIHIRFRHCDERPFPCDFCDKRFKNQRDLQKHTEVHNENSAYHCTVSGCDYSCQTFQTMSLHFKRVHEVGGMSKYKCHLCDKVFSWCYTLTLHLRKKHELKWPSGHSRFRYKKDVDGFLKVNMVRFETVEVTKEIMKNMAKKPQTLRKSQRSIGKSNRIDDTAESSPSSPTGSSSPFSTSSSCSSEVSGEEDESCEPSPRGGASPVYCVMSSIPHTEDQDVEPQLDPQEGGETSGAVQTLTEVARGLGMDVV; encoded by the exons ATGATGAACACGAAGAGACTGGAGAACTTccatgtggtgtgtgagtgggACTCCTGTAGCTTTGAGGGCCACACCATGGAGGAGCTCAGCGACCACATGTCCCTCCACCTCAAGGACTACCTGGGGGACAAGGACACCCTGGAGGAGCTGG ATGAGTATGCCTGTCTCTGGAATGGCTGTGGGTTCCTGTCTATGGGAAGCCGATCTGAGCTGGAGATCCATGCGTACTGTCACAACTACCACAGTAAGCTGAAGTTTGTTGGGTCCAACCAGCTGGAGTCTCGTCCTGACCTTCCTGCCTGCAGCCAGGACCTACACAGCAACAGCCTGGTTCCTGAATGTTCTGATGGCTTTGTGTGCCAGTGGGAGCACTGTGATGAT TCTGTATTTAATAACCCGGAGTGGTTCTACCGACATGTGGACAATCATATAGAAAGTGCGGAGCCACAGACTCTGTCACACCAGCAGGTTCTCTACTGCCAGTGGGCCG gttgcGACGCCTTCTTTAAGATCCGGTACCGTCTGAGGGAGCACATGCGCAGCCACACTCAGGAGCGAGTCGTCGCCTGCCCCACGTGTGGTAGTAGTTTCTCCAGCAACACGAAGCTCTTTGATCACCTGCAGCGGCAGGCCGCGCCTCTAG agTCTCTGATGTGTGACCACTGTGGCAAAGCCTTTCCAACTGAGAGACTTCTGAGGGATCACGTCCGGCAGCACG TGAATCAGGTTAAGTGTCCCTTCTGTGACATGACGTGCACCACGTTAGCCGCTCTAAAGATTCACATCAGGTTTCGTCACTGTGACGAGCGTCCGTTCCCGTGTGACTTCTGTGACAAGAG ATTTAAGAACCAGCGTGACCTCCAGAAGCACACGGAGGTTCACAATGAGAACAGTGCGTATCATTGCACTGTGAGCGGCTGTGATTATTCCTGTCAAACATTCCAAACCATGAGCCTCCACTTCAAGAGGGTCCATGAG GTTGGAGGTATGTCCAAATACAAATGCCACCTCTGTGATAAAGTGTTCTCCTGGTGTTACACTCTCACTCTTCACCTGAGGAAGAAGCATGAGCTCAAATGGCCTTCAGGTCATTCCCGCTTTag ATACAAGAAGGATGTAGATGGCTTCCTAAAAGTGAACATGGTGAGGTTTGAGACGGTCGAGGTGACCAAGGAGATCATGAAGAACATGGCCAAAAAGCCACAAACGCTTCGTAAAAGCCAGAGATCCATCGGCAAGAGCAACAGAATCGATGACACAGCAGAAAGCAGCCCCAGCTCTCCCACTGGATCCTCCTCACCtttctccacctcctcctcgtGCTCCTCAGAGGTGTCCGGAGAAGAGGACGAGTCGTGTGAGCCGAGCCCTAGAGGAGGAGCCTCTCCTGTTTACTGTGTGATGAGCAGCATCCCTCACACTGAGGACCAGGATGTAGAACCCCAGCTGGACCCCCAGGAAGGAGGAGAGACGTCTGGAGCCGTTCAGACTCTGACAGAAGTGGCCAGGGGTCTGGGCATGGATGTGGTCTAA